One genomic segment of Oreochromis niloticus isolate F11D_XX unplaced genomic scaffold, O_niloticus_UMD_NMBU tig00007365_pilon, whole genome shotgun sequence includes these proteins:
- the LOC109196155 gene encoding E3 ubiquitin/ISG15 ligase TRIM25-like, giving the protein MAQKGVQLDRETFSCSICLDLLKDPVTTACGHSYCMNCIKSFWDEEDRKGIHSCPQCRKTFTARPVLEKNVMLAALVEQLKKTGLQAAAADHCYAGPEDVACDVCTGRKLKAIKSCLFCLVSYCEKHLQPHYDVVQFKKHKLVAPSKKLQDNICSRHDEVMKIFCRTDQQSICYLCTMDEHKGHETVPAAAERTEKQKELEVRRLNIQQRIQEREKDVKLLQQEVEAINGSADKAVEHSEKIFTELIRLIQKRSSDVKQQIRSQQETEVSRVKELQEKLEQEIAELKRKDGELEQLSRTE; this is encoded by the coding sequence ATGGCACAGAAAGGAGTTCAGCTGGACCGAGAAACCTTCTCTTGTTCCatctgtttggatctactgaaggatccggtgactacagcctgtggacacagctactgcatgaactgtattaaaagtttctgggatgaagaggacaggaagggaatccacagctgccctcagtgcaggAAGACTTTCACAGCGAGGCCTGTCCTGGAGAAAAACGTCATGTTAGCAGCTTtagtggagcagctgaagaagactggactccaagctgctgcagctgatcactgctatgctggacctgaagatgtggcctgtgatgtctgcactgggaGGAAGCTGAAAGCCATCAAGTCCTGTTTATTCTGTCTGGTctcttactgtgagaaacacctcCAACCTCACTATGATGTAGTTCAGtttaagaaacacaagctggtggccccctccaagaagctccaggacaacatctgctctcgtcacgatgaggtgatgaagattttctgtcgtactgatcagcagagtatctgttatctctgcacaatggatgaacataaaggccatgaaacagtcccagctgcagcagaaaggactgagaagcagaaggagcTCGAGGTGAGACGACTcaacatccagcagagaatccaggagcgagagaaagatgtgaagctgcttcagcaggaggtggaggccatcaatggctctgctgataaagcagtggagcacagtgagaagatcttcactgagctgatccgtctcatccagaaaagaagctctgatgtgaagcagcagatcagatcccagcaggaaactgaagtgagtcgagtcaaagagcttcaggagaagctggagcaggagatcgctgagctgaagaggaaagacggcgagctggagcagctctcacgcacagag